From a region of the Deltaproteobacteria bacterium genome:
- a CDS encoding outer membrane lipoprotein carrier protein LolA, whose amino-acid sequence MKCTKSSTSANFLWGIVLWLLFFLLPSGSVAARSAAEIVAAVQSRYQSIASLQADFVQETRSSATSLGTTARGRFYFMKPRSMRWQYQEPEQWFLVVGDHTWHYVPEDGSIYERLIRSPVLLNFFSGFDKVAETFHISLLPQASNGNYYVLELRPSRKDLPVSLVKTWIDPNSYLIMRIHTEDHLGNNNDMTFSNIKLNNLTDPSLFTLRIPPGVQLVHEEAGPSPEKKALPDN is encoded by the coding sequence ATGAAGTGTACAAAGAGCTCCACTTCAGCCAACTTTCTCTGGGGCATTGTTCTATGGCTGCTTTTCTTTTTGTTGCCCAGTGGGTCTGTAGCAGCCAGATCGGCCGCCGAAATCGTCGCTGCTGTTCAGAGCCGATACCAGAGCATTGCCTCCCTGCAAGCCGATTTTGTCCAGGAGACCAGATCGAGCGCCACCAGCCTGGGCACTACGGCACGAGGGCGATTCTATTTCATGAAGCCTCGGTCGATGCGCTGGCAATACCAGGAACCGGAACAGTGGTTTCTGGTGGTGGGTGACCATACCTGGCATTATGTTCCCGAAGACGGCTCCATCTATGAGCGCCTTATTCGTTCTCCTGTGCTGCTCAACTTCTTTTCCGGCTTCGACAAAGTGGCTGAGACCTTTCACATATCGCTGCTCCCTCAGGCAAGCAACGGCAACTACTATGTGCTGGAACTGCGGCCATCCAGAAAAGATCTTCCGGTATCGCTGGTGAAAACCTGGATCGACCCCAACTCCTACTTGATCATGCGGATACATACAGAGGACCATCTGGGAAACAACAATGATATGACTTTCAGCAACATCAAATTGAACAACCTCACCGACCCCTCTCTATTCACTCTGCGTATTCCCCCTGGAGTCCAACTTGTACACGAAGAAGCTGGACCTAGTCCAGAAAAGAAGGCCCTTCCCGACAACTGA